One stretch of Leadbetterella byssophila DSM 17132 DNA includes these proteins:
- a CDS encoding Mrp/NBP35 family ATP-binding protein: protein MGEFSITKEKILASLSTVEEPDLKKDLVTLNMIRDIEVGVNQVRFTVVLTTPACPLKELIRQRCVEALQRDLGTDFEINIQMTSDVTANAQKSIMLPGVKNIIAVSSGKGGVGKSTVTVNLAMALKKAGAKVGILDADISGPSIPIMFGAEDLQPLVSVKDGKNFISPIMQYGIKMISIGFLTPADSAVVWRGPMASQALKQFFGDVDWGELDYLLLDMPPGTSDIHLTLVQTVPVSGAVIVTTPQKVATADATKGGSMFSQGNINVPILGVIENMSYFTPAELPNHKYYLFGEGGGQQLADKFGVELLGQIPIVQAIREGGDEGRPVTMDEHEVVTSAFMNVAEKLAQKIAIRNATLPATQPVSVN from the coding sequence ATGGGTGAGTTTTCTATCACAAAAGAAAAGATATTAGCATCTTTAAGTACTGTAGAGGAACCGGATCTGAAAAAGGATTTGGTGACGCTAAATATGATCAGGGACATAGAAGTAGGGGTAAATCAGGTACGTTTTACCGTGGTTTTAACCACTCCTGCTTGTCCTTTAAAGGAATTGATTCGTCAGCGTTGTGTTGAAGCCTTGCAAAGGGATTTAGGCACAGACTTTGAAATCAATATTCAAATGACTTCTGACGTCACGGCAAATGCTCAGAAGAGCATTATGTTGCCCGGCGTGAAGAACATCATTGCCGTATCTTCCGGAAAAGGTGGGGTAGGTAAATCTACCGTTACCGTTAACTTGGCCATGGCGCTTAAAAAGGCAGGAGCGAAAGTTGGAATCTTGGATGCAGATATTTCCGGTCCATCCATTCCTATCATGTTTGGAGCTGAAGATCTACAACCTTTAGTATCTGTCAAAGATGGGAAGAACTTTATTTCTCCTATCATGCAATACGGAATTAAAATGATCTCTATAGGCTTCTTAACGCCTGCTGATTCAGCGGTGGTTTGGAGAGGACCTATGGCTAGTCAAGCCTTGAAGCAATTTTTCGGGGACGTAGATTGGGGAGAATTAGATTATCTATTATTGGATATGCCGCCGGGTACCAGTGATATTCACTTGACACTAGTACAAACCGTTCCTGTTTCAGGAGCTGTGATAGTTACCACACCTCAAAAAGTGGCTACCGCAGATGCTACCAAAGGCGGATCTATGTTTAGCCAAGGTAACATCAATGTGCCTATCTTAGGGGTGATTGAAAACATGTCCTATTTTACTCCAGCAGAATTACCAAACCATAAGTATTATCTGTTCGGTGAGGGTGGGGGTCAGCAATTGGCAGACAAATTTGGAGTAGAGTTACTTGGCCAAATTCCCATCGTTCAAGCCATCAGAGAAGGTGGAGATGAGGGACGCCCGGTTACCATGGACGAGCATGAGGTAGTTACTTCTGCATTCATGAATGTGGCAGAGAAACTAGCGCAGAAAATAGCCATTAGAAATGCTACGCTACCGGCTACTCAACCGGTAAGTGTTAATTGA
- a CDS encoding ferredoxin, whose product MPKLFHYRQRCIGCNACVEIAFDRWRMSKKDGKAVLLGGIEKKGVYMAQIRPDEVEDNERALKACPVNVIKMEGV is encoded by the coding sequence ATGCCTAAACTTTTTCATTATCGGCAGCGCTGCATAGGCTGCAATGCTTGTGTAGAAATAGCATTTGATAGATGGAGAATGAGTAAAAAAGACGGGAAAGCCGTACTTCTGGGAGGAATAGAAAAGAAAGGTGTCTATATGGCGCAAATCCGACCGGATGAAGTAGAAGATAACGAAAGGGCATTAAAAGCCTGCCCCGTAAATGTCATAAAAATGGAAGGAGTCTAA
- a CDS encoding serine hydrolase domain-containing protein, with product MKRILLLLLFPLWLSAQNLPKDIGEGIDQNAVLEFLKEWQKDHEPHSIMIVRGGKVITEGWFNPFSREYPHTLYSVSKSFTATAVGLALEEGLLDWNKPIIEYFPDKIPLNPSENLKKLKIKDLLTMSSGHEKEPIQIVGEEDWVKAFLHTDFPNVPGKRFLYNSPATYMLSALVQKASGKTVLDYLRPRLFEPLGISGMDWEVDAQGINVGGWGLRLTTEDLAKFGLLFLNKGKWEGKQILPQKWVVEASSPQIYPTVGVTDDLMKNSDWHQGYGYQMWRGRHNTFRADGAYGQNIIVVPQFDAVIVTTGESPNLPGLLNLIWKYLLPALEKGKVVHENFPGELKALALLPLSSSIKGNLKDLKFSDPSLKGIRFEDRSGNLWVSFQTDSVEHKIPFGNGEWIKSNTTMKPPHIFPGIKTNKEVISKHAVAASYAWRSQNVLELQLKYTENIHTRYYTIDFTKSEVNYKSILGSPQVYR from the coding sequence ATGAAAAGAATACTCCTTCTGCTTCTTTTTCCTCTATGGCTTTCAGCCCAAAATCTCCCGAAAGATATAGGAGAGGGTATAGATCAAAATGCCGTACTAGAATTTCTAAAAGAGTGGCAAAAAGACCATGAACCTCATAGCATTATGATCGTGAGAGGAGGTAAGGTTATTACAGAAGGATGGTTTAACCCTTTCTCTCGGGAATACCCTCATACCTTGTATTCTGTCAGTAAGAGCTTTACGGCTACCGCTGTAGGTTTAGCTTTAGAAGAGGGGCTTCTGGATTGGAATAAACCCATTATCGAATATTTTCCTGACAAGATACCTCTTAACCCTTCCGAAAACTTGAAAAAACTGAAGATCAAGGATCTGTTAACCATGAGCTCTGGACATGAAAAGGAACCTATTCAGATCGTGGGCGAGGAGGATTGGGTAAAGGCCTTTCTGCATACTGATTTCCCAAATGTTCCCGGAAAACGCTTTTTGTATAATTCTCCGGCAACCTATATGTTATCTGCATTAGTGCAGAAAGCTAGCGGGAAAACAGTTTTGGATTATTTGAGGCCCCGTTTATTTGAGCCTTTAGGAATTTCAGGTATGGACTGGGAAGTAGACGCTCAAGGTATAAATGTGGGCGGATGGGGATTACGTTTGACTACTGAGGATTTGGCTAAATTCGGCCTATTATTTTTGAACAAAGGAAAGTGGGAAGGAAAACAAATTCTTCCTCAGAAATGGGTAGTTGAGGCCTCTTCTCCCCAAATTTATCCTACAGTAGGCGTAACGGATGACTTGATGAAAAATAGCGACTGGCATCAGGGTTATGGGTATCAAATGTGGAGAGGCAGGCATAATACCTTTAGAGCGGATGGGGCCTATGGCCAAAACATTATCGTGGTACCTCAATTTGATGCTGTTATTGTCACTACCGGAGAAAGTCCTAATCTTCCAGGCCTTCTGAATTTGATCTGGAAATATTTATTGCCGGCATTGGAAAAAGGAAAGGTGGTACATGAGAACTTTCCGGGGGAATTAAAGGCTTTGGCTTTACTGCCGTTATCTTCTTCCATTAAAGGAAACCTAAAGGATTTAAAGTTCTCAGATCCTTCGCTGAAGGGCATACGTTTTGAAGATAGGTCGGGCAACTTATGGGTGAGCTTTCAAACGGACTCTGTGGAACACAAGATCCCTTTTGGGAATGGTGAATGGATAAAATCTAACACTACCATGAAACCTCCTCATATCTTTCCGGGTATCAAAACGAATAAAGAAGTCATTTCGAAACATGCCGTTGCCGCTTCGTATGCGTGGAGATCTCAGAATGTTCTGGAACTGCAGTTAAAGTATACAGAGAACATACACACGAGGTATTATACTATAGATTTTACAAAATCAGAGGTGAACTATAAGAGTATATTGGGTAGTCCTCAGGTTTATAGGTAG
- a CDS encoding DUF6596 domain-containing protein: MKADSIYIHHFTPVLNALCQRYKQVDFDDILDAVHDAFEASLSFEGQILQPGAWLYRVAERKLLHFLRKRNIPHLPPDPSGHKADEDDVTLTLLDFLLNIETKDRNRLALALFYVGGLSRKEIASALKIQPENVKKILQRSTGILRESYNRDLAPKVPKASSQLLQFLYLLFNEGYKRTDAKEALSEHMCFVAIKYAQYIEPNPETYALLALMHFHLARFPARLNNGVFVPLPEQDRTLYDKPLIQQGYFYLRQAGRSTHHYFLLALISAIHSSSPTFADTDWQKITVLYSKIKHLSDELQLNYYIAKSHISDPEECLDFILTFPPSLSSISAAAYLYERLRNYVSAISKYKEASNYTENPADLRFFEKKILYLNEKINPTLLNYKL, encoded by the coding sequence ATGAAGGCTGATAGTATATATATCCATCATTTTACTCCTGTTCTAAATGCCCTGTGTCAAAGGTACAAACAGGTAGATTTTGACGATATTCTAGATGCCGTTCACGATGCCTTCGAAGCTTCTTTAAGTTTCGAAGGCCAAATTCTCCAGCCTGGCGCTTGGCTGTATCGGGTAGCTGAAAGGAAACTTCTACACTTTCTTAGAAAAAGAAATATCCCTCATCTACCTCCTGATCCATCTGGACATAAAGCAGATGAAGACGATGTCACATTAACTCTACTTGACTTTCTATTGAATATAGAAACGAAGGATAGAAACCGACTGGCCCTGGCCCTTTTCTACGTAGGAGGCTTAAGCAGAAAGGAGATTGCCTCCGCACTAAAGATTCAGCCAGAGAATGTCAAAAAAATCCTTCAAAGATCTACCGGCATTCTCAGAGAATCTTACAATAGGGATTTGGCACCGAAAGTTCCGAAAGCCTCCTCTCAGTTATTACAATTCTTATACCTGCTTTTTAATGAAGGTTACAAAAGAACAGACGCTAAAGAGGCTCTTTCAGAACACATGTGCTTTGTGGCCATTAAATATGCACAATACATTGAGCCCAATCCTGAGACATATGCTCTGTTGGCATTAATGCACTTCCATTTAGCTCGATTCCCCGCACGACTAAATAATGGTGTATTTGTCCCACTACCAGAACAGGACAGAACCTTATATGATAAACCATTGATCCAACAAGGATATTTTTACCTCCGCCAAGCCGGACGTAGCACTCATCACTACTTTCTGCTCGCCTTGATATCTGCGATACATAGCAGCTCCCCTACTTTTGCAGATACAGACTGGCAAAAGATCACTGTACTCTATTCTAAAATAAAGCACTTAAGTGATGAGTTACAATTGAATTACTACATCGCTAAAAGCCATATATCTGATCCTGAAGAGTGCTTAGACTTCATCCTCACCTTTCCACCCTCTCTGAGTTCTATTTCTGCCGCTGCGTACTTATATGAACGCTTGCGAAATTACGTATCTGCAATAAGCAAGTATAAAGAAGCCAGTAATTACACTGAAAATCCCGCAGATCTTCGTTTCTTTGAGAAAAAAATACTCTACCTAAATGAAAAGATTAATCCTACTCTTCTTAATTATAAGCTTTAG
- a CDS encoding serine hydrolase, whose translation MKGLAYTLLLVLISFSSMAQKLEQKLQRQIEQEIKGFRGEIGVYVKHLKSGKEVRIQADTVFPTASLVKVPLLVGIFHQIHDGKYNLDQEFIYDAKRVYGGSGLMQFYKDSAKTDLSTMISLMLTYSDNVTSLWIQELAGGGIQVNQLMDHYGLKDTKVNSRTEGRAKIWEKYGWGQTTPKEMATLFTLIREGKIINKEQSVKMYRYLKNQYYNERSLSSLPPTVNTISKTGSVNQARGEVVLVNAPHGDIVFCILTKNNEDQSWTPLNEAEELTRRIAKLIWNFYEPTYKW comes from the coding sequence ATGAAAGGATTAGCTTACACTCTTTTGCTAGTACTGATCTCTTTTTCCTCAATGGCTCAGAAGTTGGAGCAGAAATTACAAAGGCAGATCGAACAAGAAATTAAAGGATTTCGTGGAGAAATAGGCGTTTACGTGAAGCATCTCAAATCCGGGAAAGAGGTCAGGATCCAAGCGGATACGGTATTTCCAACTGCCTCCTTGGTGAAGGTTCCCTTACTTGTAGGCATTTTCCATCAAATCCATGATGGAAAATATAACTTGGACCAGGAATTCATTTATGATGCCAAAAGGGTTTATGGAGGTTCGGGTTTGATGCAGTTCTACAAGGATTCAGCCAAAACAGATCTATCTACCATGATCTCTTTGATGTTAACCTATAGTGACAATGTCACTTCCTTATGGATACAAGAATTAGCCGGCGGCGGAATTCAGGTAAACCAATTGATGGATCATTATGGACTAAAAGACACTAAAGTTAATTCCAGGACGGAAGGTAGAGCGAAGATATGGGAGAAATACGGTTGGGGCCAGACTACACCGAAAGAGATGGCCACACTATTTACCCTCATTCGGGAAGGAAAAATCATCAATAAGGAGCAATCTGTAAAGATGTATCGATACTTGAAGAATCAGTACTACAATGAGCGTTCCCTGTCTAGTCTTCCTCCTACTGTGAATACCATATCGAAAACCGGCTCCGTAAACCAAGCCCGCGGAGAAGTGGTTTTGGTCAATGCTCCTCATGGAGATATCGTGTTTTGCATCCTGACAAAAAACAACGAAGATCAGAGTTGGACCCCTCTTAACGAAGCGGAAGAATTGACACGAAGAATTGCCAAGCTCATTTGGAACTTCTACGAGCCTACCTACAAATGGTAG
- a CDS encoding GSCFA domain-containing protein: MREMLSRKTISLKTEVNFKEYPFRLNHHSGIITMGSCFSEVVGEFLSNRKFEVLSNPFGTVYNLYSIVNLWKHALGAKPLSDKHFVEKDGLFFHYDLHSSFYGVSKEDLWDKINLAAATFLEHLKGADLMILTFGTSYVYTFEEEIVNNCQKQPAKLFQKRLLSLQEQISVFEEGFHLIRTVTPDIQFLISVSPVRHIKDGVVENSLSKSLLRVLCDLITSTQVHYFPAYEVMLDELRDYRYYKEDLIHPSTQAEHFICSLFMECLVEDNAKKISENWSKIIQGIQHRPLQPGSESHIAFLNNLLKKIETFRPYFDVTKEWEEVKAELPNA; this comes from the coding sequence ATGAGGGAGATGCTAAGTAGGAAGACCATATCATTAAAGACAGAAGTTAATTTTAAAGAGTACCCGTTTCGTCTGAATCATCACTCAGGGATCATTACCATGGGTTCTTGTTTTTCAGAAGTAGTAGGAGAATTCTTAAGTAATCGAAAATTCGAAGTTTTGAGTAATCCTTTTGGAACGGTATATAACCTTTATTCCATTGTAAATCTATGGAAACATGCCCTCGGAGCTAAACCCCTTTCTGATAAACATTTCGTTGAGAAGGATGGACTTTTCTTTCATTATGACCTGCATTCCTCCTTTTATGGAGTGTCCAAAGAAGATCTTTGGGATAAGATCAATCTAGCGGCAGCAACCTTCTTAGAACATTTAAAAGGTGCTGATCTGATGATTCTCACCTTCGGAACAAGCTATGTTTATACCTTTGAAGAGGAAATAGTGAATAATTGCCAAAAACAGCCCGCAAAACTTTTCCAGAAAAGACTACTATCTCTGCAAGAGCAGATTTCAGTTTTTGAAGAAGGATTTCATTTGATCAGAACTGTCACACCTGATATTCAATTCCTGATCAGCGTCAGCCCGGTAAGACATATCAAAGATGGTGTAGTGGAGAACAGCCTATCAAAGTCTCTGCTACGAGTTCTTTGTGACCTAATCACCTCTACCCAAGTACATTATTTCCCGGCCTATGAAGTCATGCTGGATGAGCTACGAGATTATAGGTATTACAAAGAGGATCTCATCCATCCTAGCACTCAAGCAGAGCATTTCATTTGTTCCCTCTTTATGGAGTGCCTAGTGGAAGACAACGCCAAGAAAATATCGGAAAATTGGTCGAAAATTATCCAAGGTATCCAGCATAGGCCTTTGCAGCCGGGCTCTGAGAGCCATATAGCATTTTTGAATAATTTACTGAAGAAAATAGAAACGTTCAGACCCTATTTTGATGTTACTAAAGAATGGGAAGAGGTTAAGGCTGAACTTCCCAATGCGTAG
- a CDS encoding DUF6686 family protein yields the protein MCHTKVLVNNRNGFVTRCAECSKVQIAFGTSLFGMSIKDFEVFANYLYAKRNEAEAYGLHEKCIHLKNGSAMMILTPYELENFIDLIETASIQNLIHECLNRPN from the coding sequence ATGTGTCATACTAAAGTATTGGTGAATAACAGGAATGGGTTCGTGACGCGTTGCGCAGAATGTTCAAAGGTCCAAATTGCGTTTGGAACATCGCTCTTCGGGATGTCCATCAAAGATTTTGAGGTATTTGCCAATTACCTCTATGCAAAGCGGAATGAAGCAGAAGCGTACGGGCTACATGAAAAGTGTATTCATCTGAAAAATGGGTCAGCCATGATGATCCTTACCCCATATGAATTAGAAAACTTTATAGATCTAATAGAAACTGCAAGTATTCAAAATCTGATCCACGAGTGCCTGAACAGGCCTAATTAA
- a CDS encoding peptidase U32 family protein, whose product MKRSSQFEVMAPAGSKEAMAAAIKAGADSVYFGVEQLNMRARQTNNFLVDDLPEVARLCADNGVKSYITLNTIIYDHDISLMRKIIDQAKAAGITAVIASDLAVMNYCKKVGMEVHVSTQSNITNIETVELFSSYADVMVMARELTLKQVGDIVKAIERHDIRGPKGELIQVEIFAHGALCMAVSGKCYLSLHSHNASANRGACIQNCRREYTVTDEEGIELKIDNEYIMSAKDLCTIDFLDKILEAGVRVLKIEGRGRAADYVYTTTKCYREAVDAFEDGTYSPEKVAIWKEKLSEVYNRGFWDGYYLGRKMGEWSNVHGSIATTRKIYIGKGVKYFDKIGVGEFLLESHDINVGDRLIVTGPTTGLIETVAEEIRLGSGDSVAKAGKGNTISLKINEKIRPSDKLYKIVEAHA is encoded by the coding sequence ATGAAAAGAAGTTCCCAATTTGAAGTAATGGCACCTGCAGGTTCCAAAGAAGCCATGGCAGCGGCCATTAAGGCGGGCGCAGATTCCGTTTATTTCGGGGTAGAGCAGTTGAACATGCGGGCACGTCAAACCAATAACTTTTTGGTAGACGATCTACCGGAAGTAGCCCGTCTGTGTGCAGATAACGGGGTCAAAAGTTACATCACCCTGAATACTATCATTTACGATCATGACATTTCCTTGATGCGTAAAATCATAGACCAAGCTAAAGCAGCCGGAATTACTGCGGTGATTGCTTCAGATTTGGCCGTGATGAACTACTGCAAAAAGGTAGGCATGGAAGTACACGTGAGTACACAGTCGAACATAACAAATATCGAGACCGTAGAACTCTTCTCTTCCTACGCTGACGTCATGGTGATGGCCAGAGAGCTCACCTTAAAACAGGTAGGTGATATCGTTAAAGCAATCGAAAGACATGACATCAGAGGCCCTAAAGGTGAACTTATTCAAGTAGAAATCTTTGCTCACGGAGCCCTATGCATGGCGGTTTCTGGAAAATGTTACCTCAGCCTACACTCTCATAATGCCTCAGCAAACCGTGGAGCGTGTATCCAAAACTGCCGTAGAGAATATACCGTTACTGACGAGGAAGGTATCGAGCTGAAGATTGACAACGAATATATCATGTCTGCCAAAGACCTTTGTACCATAGACTTCTTGGACAAAATCCTGGAAGCCGGAGTAAGAGTATTGAAGATTGAAGGTAGAGGTAGAGCTGCAGACTATGTTTATACCACCACCAAATGCTATAGAGAAGCCGTTGATGCCTTTGAGGATGGCACTTACAGCCCTGAGAAAGTTGCTATTTGGAAAGAAAAATTATCTGAAGTTTACAATAGAGGATTCTGGGACGGATACTATCTGGGCAGAAAAATGGGAGAATGGTCTAACGTTCATGGATCCATCGCTACCACTAGAAAAATCTACATCGGTAAAGGCGTTAAATACTTTGATAAAATAGGTGTAGGGGAATTCTTATTAGAAAGCCACGACATTAACGTGGGCGATCGTTTGATCGTGACCGGTCCAACTACCGGCTTGATTGAGACCGTAGCGGAAGAAATTCGTTTAGGTTCTGGAGATTCTGTCGCAAAAGCAGGAAAAGGAAATACCATCTCTCTGAAAATCAACGAAAAAATCCGTCCTTCTGATAAGTTGTACAAAATAGTGGAAGCCCATGCCTAA
- a CDS encoding YciI family protein, which translates to MKTFLLLIREETQTEDTSYEHLQEVIQEHMAWIESLGDHFISGDPLEPGGIIISQNQEIDGPYVETKECVSGYYFLKASSLEEVKGLAMGCPDIKYGARIEIREIMNEG; encoded by the coding sequence ATGAAAACCTTCTTACTTTTAATCAGAGAGGAAACTCAGACGGAGGACACTTCCTACGAACACCTCCAAGAAGTCATCCAGGAACATATGGCCTGGATAGAAAGTCTGGGAGATCACTTTATATCCGGAGATCCTCTTGAACCGGGCGGAATAATCATCTCTCAAAATCAAGAAATAGATGGCCCCTACGTGGAAACCAAGGAGTGCGTAAGCGGATACTACTTCCTTAAAGCATCTAGCCTCGAAGAAGTAAAAGGATTAGCTATGGGGTGCCCTGATATCAAATACGGGGCGCGAATAGAAATCAGAGAAATAATGAATGAAGGCTGA
- a CDS encoding GNAT family N-acetyltransferase, translated as MKLALEKFTFDDFPLYYSLVSNETVMKGISYGALGQEEAEIRFGKLLYNSNLHKNFGFYKFLDLENNDFLGFGKLEIEQLGDEQAELGYIIVPEHWRKGLGTKLSKLLVEKAIEDGLVHTLYAIIDPNNEASRKILKKCGFVFKGYQNLDGAQVEVLERKLFNQVR; from the coding sequence ATGAAACTTGCTTTAGAAAAATTTACTTTTGATGACTTCCCCCTGTATTATAGCTTAGTTAGTAATGAAACCGTGATGAAGGGTATCAGTTATGGAGCATTAGGTCAGGAGGAGGCAGAGATTAGGTTTGGTAAATTACTTTATAATAGTAATTTACATAAAAATTTTGGATTTTACAAATTTTTGGACCTTGAAAATAATGATTTTTTGGGTTTTGGGAAATTAGAGATAGAGCAGTTAGGGGATGAGCAGGCAGAATTAGGATACATTATAGTTCCGGAACATTGGCGGAAGGGCTTAGGTACTAAGTTGAGTAAGCTCCTTGTAGAAAAAGCCATCGAAGATGGATTAGTACATACCCTTTATGCCATCATTGATCCGAACAATGAAGCATCCCGAAAAATCCTAAAAAAATGTGGATTTGTATTTAAAGGATACCAAAATTTAGATGGGGCACAAGTAGAAGTTTTGGAAAGAAAATTATTTAATCAAGTCCGTTAA
- a CDS encoding thioredoxin family protein, producing MKRLILLFLIISFSAASQTKPKIYHPEADAQAELNTAIAKAKNSGKHVFVQVGGNWCSWCLLFHDLVQKNDTLSTYMKDNYEVLHLNFSPENKNEETLAKLGYPQRFGFPVFVILNGDGQRLHTQNSAYLEEGKGHSTKKVFGFLQDWAPAAVSPATYSKK from the coding sequence ATGAAAAGATTAATCCTACTCTTCTTAATTATAAGCTTTAGTGCAGCTTCTCAAACAAAACCCAAGATCTATCATCCGGAGGCTGACGCGCAGGCGGAATTGAACACTGCAATAGCAAAAGCCAAAAACTCCGGTAAGCATGTATTTGTACAGGTGGGTGGTAATTGGTGCAGTTGGTGTTTATTATTCCATGATTTGGTGCAAAAGAACGACACTTTAAGCACCTATATGAAGGACAACTACGAAGTGCTTCATTTGAACTTTAGCCCAGAAAACAAAAACGAAGAAACCTTAGCTAAATTAGGATATCCTCAAAGGTTTGGCTTCCCGGTATTTGTTATCTTGAATGGAGATGGACAGCGACTTCATACTCAAAACTCTGCCTATCTAGAAGAAGGTAAAGGGCACAGTACCAAAAAGGTATTTGGATTTTTACAAGACTGGGCTCCGGCTGCCGTTTCTCCAGCAACCTACAGTAAAAAATGA
- a CDS encoding ATP-binding cassette domain-containing protein: protein MNFLQADSIQKSFGNRKVLSDVHIQCNEGEIVGLLGRNGSGKSTLMKILHGSLQADQKYIKVNNEVLLTTEQLSQQIAYLPQDPFIPLHLKCKQIFPYIDEAYLNPTLLQQEDLKIKNLPGGLLRCLEIYFVLSRPCPYLLLDEPFTGCSPILIEELQQKILHASRQKKGIILSDHLYKEVQKITQRNYLMKEGILKESSNLDGYAPTF from the coding sequence ATGAACTTTCTACAAGCAGACAGCATACAGAAAAGTTTTGGTAATAGAAAAGTACTATCCGATGTACACATTCAATGTAATGAGGGTGAAATAGTGGGACTATTAGGAAGAAATGGTTCCGGAAAGTCTACCTTAATGAAGATCCTGCACGGTAGCCTTCAAGCAGATCAAAAATATATCAAGGTCAATAATGAAGTGCTTTTAACCACTGAGCAGTTAAGCCAGCAAATAGCCTATCTTCCTCAAGATCCATTTATTCCTTTACATTTAAAGTGCAAACAAATCTTCCCGTACATTGACGAAGCGTATCTCAATCCTACTCTATTACAACAGGAAGACCTTAAGATCAAGAACTTACCAGGAGGATTGTTAAGATGTTTAGAGATCTACTTTGTGCTAAGTAGACCCTGCCCCTACCTGCTCTTAGATGAACCTTTTACTGGCTGTTCACCCATCCTCATTGAAGAGTTACAACAGAAAATTCTACACGCCTCCCGTCAGAAAAAAGGAATTATTCTATCAGACCATCTATACAAAGAGGTTCAAAAAATCACTCAAAGGAATTACCTGATGAAAGAGGGCATATTAAAAGAAAGCAGCAATCTGGATGGCTACGCCCCTACCTTTTAA